A genomic region of Candidatus Atribacteria bacterium contains the following coding sequences:
- a CDS encoding NAD(P)H-hydrate dehydratase, translating to MKVATSQQMREIDRKAIVEKKISGLDLMENAGFKIFQSLKEIYPDLRLKKIIIFSGSGNNGGDGFVVTRYLHNYGVKVKVFLLAPFHKIKDEAGENLNIIDKMGIELLEVETVKIEEIQKTIQDSDLIIDAILGTGLQGKVTGLKADIINLINRVNRDVVAIDVPSGLNADSGKIEGPCIKATHTITLALPKIGLMLFPGASFAGKVRVEDIGIPSSLLQNNKIKTNIITEEIVRSILPFRSACSHKGSFGKVLILAGSVGMTGAAYLSSEAAMRSGAGIVLLGIPQSLNPIMEIKLTEVMTLPLAETKKQSLAEDAEEAILGPMKDFSVLGIGPGISRELETQRLVRKIIEKSNIPLVIDADAIFALSKELSLLKKVKIPPVITPHPGEMATLINKDIGYVLDHQLAIAREIAQEFRVIVVLKGARTIITNKEGEVYINIGDNSGMATGGAGDVLTGIISSLIAQGADSFSAAIAGVYIHSLAGDLARQLKGERGMIAGDILSQVPYAFLSLE from the coding sequence ATGAAAGTAGCTACCAGTCAACAAATGAGAGAAATTGATCGCAAAGCAATAGTAGAAAAGAAAATATCCGGTCTTGATTTAATGGAGAATGCCGGATTTAAAATATTTCAAAGCTTGAAAGAAATTTACCCTGACTTAAGATTAAAAAAGATTATCATCTTTTCAGGTTCAGGCAATAATGGTGGAGATGGTTTTGTAGTTACCCGTTATCTTCATAATTATGGGGTAAAAGTAAAAGTATTTCTGCTGGCTCCTTTCCATAAAATTAAAGATGAAGCAGGAGAAAATTTAAATATTATTGATAAAATGGGCATCGAATTACTTGAAGTGGAAACCGTAAAAATCGAAGAGATACAAAAAACCATACAAGATTCTGATTTAATCATTGATGCTATCTTAGGAACCGGATTACAAGGAAAAGTAACTGGCTTAAAAGCTGATATAATAAATTTAATTAATAGAGTCAATAGGGACGTGGTGGCAATTGATGTTCCTTCTGGTTTAAATGCAGATTCCGGAAAGATCGAGGGACCATGTATCAAAGCAACTCATACTATTACTTTAGCGCTGCCAAAAATTGGTTTAATGCTTTTCCCCGGAGCAAGTTTTGCGGGAAAGGTAAGGGTTGAAGATATTGGTATACCTTCTTCTCTTTTACAAAATAATAAAATAAAAACTAATATAATAACTGAGGAGATAGTTAGATCCATTCTGCCTTTTCGTTCAGCCTGTTCCCATAAAGGCTCTTTCGGCAAAGTCTTGATTTTAGCTGGCTCGGTAGGAATGACCGGAGCGGCATATTTGAGCAGTGAAGCAGCCATGAGAAGTGGTGCAGGTATTGTGCTATTAGGAATTCCTCAAAGTCTGAACCCTATAATGGAGATAAAGCTAACCGAAGTGATGACTCTTCCTCTTGCTGAAACAAAAAAACAATCTTTAGCAGAAGACGCAGAAGAAGCAATTTTAGGACCAATGAAAGATTTTTCCGTATTAGGGATAGGTCCTGGTATTTCTCGAGAATTAGAAACCCAACGGTTAGTAAGAAAAATTATAGAAAAATCTAATATACCTTTAGTTATTGATGCCGACGCAATATTTGCCTTGAGCAAAGAACTTTCCCTATTGAAAAAAGTTAAAATTCCTCCGGTGATTACTCCACATCCAGGAGAAATGGCTACACTAATAAATAAAGACATCGGATATGTCTTAGATCATCAATTAGCAATTGCCAGAGAAATTGCTCAAGAATTTAGGGTGATAGTTGTTTTGAAGGGAGCTAGGACAATCATAACTAATAAAGAGGGGGAAGTCTATATCAATATTGGCGATAATTCGGGAATGGCAACCGGAGGAGCGGGAGATGTTCTAACCGGAATAATTAGCAGTTTAATAGCTCAAGGAGCCGATAGCTTTTCTGCCGCAATAGCAGG